One stretch of Variovorax sp. 54 DNA includes these proteins:
- the uppS gene encoding polyprenyl diphosphate synthase gives MASSPQTTTPPHHVAIVMDGNGRWATKRFLPRVAGHKQGVESLRRCVKACADRGVGVLTVFAFSSENWNRPPEEVSGLMQLMVGALAREVPRLNADGVRLHFVGERAGLSDKMVAGLVSAEQTTAHNTRLILNICFNYGGRWDIARAAAKLAEQGLPMTEMNLDRAMALAHVPDPDLFIRTGGEQRLSNFLLWQSAYAELFFSDKLWPEFDEAALDEAIAAFQGRERRFGQTSAQVSASAA, from the coding sequence ATGGCCTCCTCGCCGCAGACGACGACCCCTCCGCACCACGTTGCCATCGTCATGGATGGCAACGGCCGGTGGGCCACCAAGCGCTTCCTGCCTCGCGTGGCGGGGCACAAGCAGGGCGTGGAGTCGCTGCGGCGCTGCGTCAAGGCCTGCGCCGACCGCGGCGTGGGCGTGCTTACGGTGTTCGCGTTCTCCTCGGAGAACTGGAACCGTCCCCCTGAAGAAGTCTCCGGCCTGATGCAGCTGATGGTCGGGGCGCTGGCGCGCGAAGTGCCGCGGCTCAATGCCGATGGCGTGCGGCTGCATTTCGTGGGCGAACGCGCTGGCCTGTCCGACAAGATGGTGGCCGGCCTCGTGTCGGCCGAGCAGACCACGGCCCACAACACGCGTCTGATTCTCAACATCTGCTTCAACTACGGCGGGCGTTGGGACATCGCGCGCGCCGCGGCCAAGCTCGCCGAGCAGGGCCTGCCCATGACCGAGATGAACCTCGATCGCGCCATGGCGCTGGCCCACGTGCCCGACCCCGACCTGTTCATCCGCACGGGCGGGGAGCAGCGGCTGTCGAATTTCCTGCTTTGGCAGAGTGCCTACGCCGAGCTGTTCTTCAGCGACAAGCTGTGGCCCGAGTTCGACGAAGCCGCATTGGACGAGGCCATCGCCGCGTTCCAGGGCCGCGAGCGGCGCTTCGGCCAGACCTCGGCACAGGTTTCGGCTTCCGCGGCCTGA
- the rseP gene encoding RIP metalloprotease RseP → MMLTVIAFVVALGVLIAVHEYGHYRVAVACGVKVERFSVGFGKVIFRWQPKRQHPGQQTEFVIGAFPFGGYVKMLDEREGPVAPEERHRAFNTQPLRSRAAIVAAGPIANLLLAVVLYTAVNWIGVDEPVAKLARPVAASLAEAAGLRGGEHITQAGFDGDLSPVQSFEDLRWRMTRGALDGRDLTLEVAGEGGRPGRQLVLPLSRMEAKDADPQMFRKIGVVSPLTRPEIGEVMAGSAAERSGLRHGDLVLTVGDTPILDGQQLREVIRASLDATGQARTQTWQLQRDGQPLSLEVKPEVREEGATKVARIGAYVGAPPEMVTVRQGVVDGVWRGVVRTWEVSALTVRMMGKMLIGEASIKNLSGPLTIADYAGKSASLGLTQYLVFLALISVSLGVLNLMPLPVLDGGHLMYYLWEGLTGKSVSDAWMERLQRGGVALLLVMMSVALFNDVTRLFG, encoded by the coding sequence CTGATGCTCACCGTCATAGCTTTTGTGGTCGCCCTCGGCGTCCTCATCGCGGTCCACGAATACGGCCACTACCGCGTCGCCGTGGCCTGCGGTGTCAAGGTGGAGCGTTTCTCGGTCGGCTTCGGCAAGGTCATCTTCCGCTGGCAGCCCAAGCGGCAGCACCCGGGGCAGCAGACCGAGTTCGTGATCGGCGCTTTTCCGTTCGGCGGCTACGTCAAGATGCTCGACGAGCGCGAAGGCCCCGTCGCACCCGAGGAGCGGCACCGCGCCTTCAATACCCAGCCGCTGCGTTCGCGCGCAGCCATCGTGGCCGCCGGCCCGATCGCCAACCTGTTGCTGGCGGTCGTGCTGTACACGGCGGTCAACTGGATCGGCGTCGACGAGCCCGTGGCCAAGTTGGCCCGGCCGGTGGCGGCGTCGCTGGCCGAGGCGGCCGGCCTGCGCGGCGGCGAGCACATCACCCAGGCCGGTTTCGACGGCGACCTGTCGCCGGTCCAGTCCTTCGAAGACCTGCGCTGGCGCATGACGCGCGGCGCACTCGACGGCCGCGACCTCACGCTCGAAGTGGCGGGCGAGGGCGGCCGGCCCGGTCGGCAGCTGGTCCTGCCGCTGAGCCGGATGGAGGCCAAGGACGCCGATCCGCAGATGTTCCGCAAGATCGGCGTGGTCTCGCCGCTGACCCGTCCCGAAATCGGCGAAGTCATGGCAGGCAGCGCGGCCGAGCGTTCGGGCCTTCGCCACGGCGACCTGGTCCTCACCGTTGGCGACACCCCCATCCTCGACGGGCAGCAGCTGCGCGAAGTCATTCGCGCCTCGCTCGATGCCACCGGCCAGGCGCGCACGCAGACCTGGCAGCTCCAACGCGACGGCCAGCCGCTCTCGCTCGAGGTCAAGCCCGAAGTGCGCGAGGAGGGCGCCACCAAGGTCGCGCGCATCGGTGCCTATGTCGGTGCGCCGCCCGAGATGGTCACGGTGCGCCAGGGCGTGGTCGACGGCGTCTGGCGTGGCGTGGTGCGCACCTGGGAGGTGTCCGCGCTCACGGTCCGCATGATGGGCAAGATGCTGATCGGCGAGGCGTCGATCAAGAACCTGAGCGGTCCCTTAACAATTGCTGACTACGCGGGCAAGTCCGCGAGCCTCGGTTTGACGCAGTATCTGGTCTTTCTCGCTCTCATCAGCGTGAGTCTCGGGGTGCTCAACCTGATGCCGCTGCCGGTCCTCGATGGGGGGCACCTGATGTATTATCTTTGGGAGGGCCTGACCGGGAAAAGCGTCTCCGACGCCTGGATGGAACGGCTGCAGCGCGGCGGTGTCGCCTTGCTGCTGGTGATGATGTCGGTTGCACTCTTCAACGACGTCACACGGCTCTTTGGTTAA
- a CDS encoding OmpH family outer membrane protein, which translates to MKQLIRAAAGAFLIPAFALVAAPAQAQDSFRIGFVNPDRVLREAQPAKAAQAKLEAEFLKREKDLTVQGEALKTASEKFEREAPTLSESQRVSRQRSLVDQDRDFQRKRREFQEDLNARKNEELQQVYERANRVVKQVAETEKYDAILQEAIYINPKHDITDKVIKALNASVGSSAPAAGK; encoded by the coding sequence ATGAAGCAATTGATTCGTGCCGCAGCCGGCGCGTTCCTGATTCCCGCTTTTGCCCTGGTGGCTGCGCCCGCGCAGGCCCAGGACAGCTTTCGCATCGGCTTCGTGAACCCCGACCGCGTGCTGCGTGAAGCGCAGCCGGCCAAGGCCGCGCAAGCCAAGCTCGAGGCCGAGTTCCTCAAGCGCGAGAAAGACCTGACCGTGCAGGGCGAAGCGCTGAAGACGGCCTCGGAAAAGTTCGAGCGCGAGGCACCGACCCTGTCGGAAAGCCAGCGCGTCTCGCGCCAGCGTTCGCTGGTCGACCAGGACCGCGATTTCCAGCGCAAGCGCCGAGAGTTTCAGGAAGACCTGAACGCGCGCAAGAACGAAGAGCTCCAGCAGGTCTATGAGCGCGCCAACCGCGTGGTCAAGCAGGTCGCCGAAACCGAAAAGTACGACGCCATCCTCCAGGAAGCGATCTACATCAACCCGAAGCACGACATCACCGACAAGGTGATCAAGGCGCTGAACGCGTCGGTCGGCTCCTCTGCGCCTGCGGCCGGCAAGTAA
- the ispC gene encoding 1-deoxy-D-xylulose-5-phosphate reductoisomerase, giving the protein MNTPKQRVTVLGSTGSVGVSTLDVMARHPERFEVFALSAATKVDELLAQCARFSPRFAVMASAPHAALLAEKLKQNNFPTRVLIGDDALERIASDDEVDAVMAAIVGAAGLAPCLAAARAGKRLLLANKEALVVGGELFMRTVQEGGATLLPIDSEHSAIFQSLPEDPSTWARRIDKIILTASGGPFRTRAPDTLGAVTPEQACAHPNWVMGRKISVDSATMMNKALEVIEARHLFGVTPEQIEVVIHPQSVVHSMVQFTDASVIAQLGTPDMRVPIAVGLAWPERIESGAARLDFRQMGSLTFDTPDPALFPGLGLAWHALRAASGTTAVLNAANEVAVAAFLDRRLRFDRIHAVNLETLEAVMPSKPGSLADLLALDASAREAANAAAARFAA; this is encoded by the coding sequence GTGAACACTCCCAAACAACGTGTCACGGTGCTCGGCTCGACCGGTTCGGTCGGGGTCAGCACGCTCGACGTCATGGCCCGTCACCCCGAGCGATTCGAGGTGTTCGCGCTGTCGGCTGCCACCAAGGTCGATGAGCTGCTGGCCCAATGCGCGCGCTTCTCGCCGCGCTTCGCCGTCATGGCGAGCGCGCCGCATGCTGCGCTGCTGGCTGAAAAGCTCAAGCAGAACAACTTCCCGACCCGCGTCCTGATAGGCGACGACGCTCTCGAAAGAATAGCGTCCGACGACGAAGTCGATGCCGTGATGGCCGCCATCGTCGGCGCAGCCGGCCTGGCGCCATGCCTGGCCGCCGCGCGCGCCGGCAAGCGCCTGCTGCTGGCCAACAAGGAGGCCCTGGTCGTCGGCGGCGAGCTGTTCATGCGCACGGTGCAAGAGGGCGGCGCCACGCTGCTGCCCATCGACAGCGAGCATTCGGCCATCTTCCAGTCGCTGCCTGAAGACCCGTCCACCTGGGCGCGGCGCATCGACAAGATCATCCTGACGGCATCGGGCGGCCCGTTCCGCACCCGTGCGCCCGACACGCTGGGCGCCGTGACGCCCGAGCAGGCCTGCGCCCACCCCAACTGGGTCATGGGCCGAAAGATCTCGGTCGACTCGGCCACGATGATGAACAAGGCGCTCGAGGTGATCGAGGCGCGCCACCTGTTCGGCGTGACGCCGGAGCAGATCGAGGTCGTCATCCATCCGCAGAGCGTGGTCCATTCGATGGTGCAGTTCACCGACGCCTCCGTCATTGCCCAGCTCGGCACGCCCGACATGCGGGTGCCGATTGCTGTTGGCCTGGCCTGGCCGGAGCGCATCGAGAGCGGGGCGGCCCGGCTCGATTTCCGCCAGATGGGCTCGCTGACCTTCGACACGCCCGATCCGGCGCTGTTCCCCGGGCTGGGACTGGCATGGCACGCCCTGCGCGCCGCCTCGGGCACCACGGCGGTGCTGAACGCGGCCAACGAGGTGGCGGTGGCCGCTTTTCTCGACCGGCGCCTGCGTTTCGATCGCATTCATGCGGTCAACCTGGAAACTTTGGAGGCGGTCATGCCCTCCAAGCCGGGATCGCTGGCCGACCTGCTGGCGCTCGATGCCAGCGCCCGTGAGGCGGCCAATGCCGCCGCGGCACGTTTCGCGGCCTGA
- the tsf gene encoding translation elongation factor Ts: MAAITASMVGELRAKTDAPMMECKKALTEADGNMEKAEELLRIKLGNKAGKASGRVTAEGVVTAFVDGAAGGMIEINCETDFVTKNDSFLALANAAAMLVAKNNPADIAALGALAYEQDGFGPTLEDVRKSLIGKIGENMSFRRFKHFTGNGKLASYLHGTRIGVMVEFEGDDTSAKDVAMHIAAMKPVAIQASDVPAELIEKERAVAAGKAEEDRKVAEAEGKKPQPADIVAKRIEGGVQKYLKEVSLHNQPFVKNDKQTVEQMLKAADTTIKGFTLYVVGEGIEKKVDDFAAEVAAQVAAAKAAA, from the coding sequence ATGGCTGCAATCACCGCAAGCATGGTCGGCGAACTGCGCGCGAAGACCGATGCGCCCATGATGGAATGCAAGAAGGCCCTGACGGAGGCCGACGGCAACATGGAAAAGGCCGAAGAGCTGCTGCGCATCAAGCTCGGCAACAAGGCTGGCAAGGCATCGGGTCGTGTCACCGCTGAAGGCGTGGTCACGGCTTTCGTCGACGGCGCTGCCGGCGGCATGATCGAAATCAACTGCGAAACCGACTTCGTCACCAAGAACGACAGCTTCCTGGCCCTGGCCAATGCTGCTGCGATGCTGGTGGCCAAGAACAACCCCGCAGACATCGCTGCACTGGGTGCGCTGGCCTACGAGCAAGACGGTTTCGGCCCCACGCTCGAAGACGTGCGCAAGAGTCTGATCGGCAAGATCGGCGAGAACATGAGCTTCCGCCGCTTCAAGCACTTCACGGGCAACGGCAAGCTGGCGTCGTACCTGCACGGCACGCGCATCGGCGTGATGGTCGAGTTCGAAGGCGACGACACGTCGGCCAAGGACGTGGCAATGCACATCGCCGCCATGAAGCCGGTCGCCATCCAGGCATCGGACGTGCCTGCCGAGCTGATCGAAAAAGAGCGCGCCGTGGCCGCTGGCAAGGCTGAAGAAGACCGCAAGGTCGCCGAAGCCGAAGGCAAGAAGCCGCAGCCGGCCGACATCGTTGCCAAGCGCATCGAAGGCGGCGTGCAGAAGTACCTCAAGGAAGTCTCGCTGCACAACCAGCCGTTCGTGAAGAACGACAAGCAGACCGTCGAGCAGATGCTCAAGGCCGCCGACACCACGATCAAGGGCTTCACCCTGTACGTGGTCGGCGAAGGCATCGAGAAGAAGGTCGACGACTTCGCCGCAGAAGTCGCCGCCCAAGTCGCTGCTGCCAAGGCTGCCGCCTGA
- the lpxD gene encoding UDP-3-O-(3-hydroxymyristoyl)glucosamine N-acyltransferase — MSLQLGAIVDALGGELHGDATLSIERLAPLQNAQPDALSFLSHPKYQQELAASKAACVIVSPAMREAAAARGAYIVTPDPYYYFARLTQLWKAHHARPEADRIHPSAVIHPEAQVDATARVGALCVVERGARIGAGTVLKSRVTVSEDCTIGERCLLHPGVVIGADGFGLAPHQGAWVKIEQLGAVRIGNDVEIGANTCIDRGALDDTVIEDGVKLDNLIQIGHNVRVGKHTAMAGCVGVAGSATIGANCTFGGGAIVLGHLTVADGVHVSAATVVTRSIRKAGQYTGMFPIDDNANWEKNAATLKQLHSLRERLKALEKAPSNK; from the coding sequence GTGTCGCTGCAGCTCGGAGCCATCGTTGACGCCCTCGGGGGCGAGCTTCATGGAGATGCCACGCTGTCCATCGAGCGGCTCGCGCCGCTTCAGAATGCACAGCCCGATGCGCTCAGCTTCCTGAGCCATCCCAAATACCAGCAGGAACTGGCCGCCTCCAAGGCGGCCTGTGTCATCGTGTCGCCCGCCATGCGCGAGGCGGCCGCGGCGCGTGGTGCTTACATCGTCACGCCCGACCCGTACTACTACTTTGCGCGCCTGACGCAACTCTGGAAAGCGCACCACGCGCGCCCGGAGGCCGACCGCATCCATCCGTCCGCCGTGATCCATCCCGAAGCCCAGGTCGACGCCACCGCGCGTGTCGGCGCGCTGTGCGTGGTGGAGCGGGGCGCGCGCATCGGTGCGGGCACGGTGCTGAAGTCGCGCGTCACGGTCAGCGAAGACTGCACCATCGGCGAGCGCTGCCTGCTGCACCCCGGCGTGGTGATCGGGGCCGACGGCTTCGGCCTCGCGCCGCACCAGGGCGCGTGGGTCAAGATCGAGCAATTGGGTGCGGTGCGCATCGGCAACGACGTCGAGATCGGCGCCAACACCTGCATCGACCGCGGCGCGCTCGACGACACCGTCATCGAAGACGGCGTGAAGCTCGACAACCTGATCCAGATCGGCCACAACGTGCGCGTCGGCAAGCACACCGCCATGGCGGGCTGCGTCGGCGTGGCGGGCAGCGCCACCATCGGCGCGAATTGCACCTTCGGCGGCGGCGCCATCGTGCTGGGTCACCTCACGGTGGCCGACGGCGTGCACGTGTCGGCGGCGACCGTGGTGACACGCTCCATCCGCAAGGCCGGCCAGTACACCGGCATGTTTCCGATCGATGACAATGCGAACTGGGAAAAGAACGCGGCAACACTCAAGCAGTTGCACAGCCTGCGCGAACGACTGAAGGCGCTGGAAAAAGCCCCCTCGAACAAATGA
- the bamA gene encoding outer membrane protein assembly factor BamA — protein sequence MNTNFSRFRLRSVAAVVASALAATAAWAVEPFTVRDIRVEGLQRVEAGTIFASLPLRVGDTYSDDRGSAAIRALFDLGLFKDVRIDVNGNVLVVIVEERPTIADVDFVGAKEFDKAALQKALREIGLADGRPYDKALADRAEQELKRQYVSRSLYNANVVTTVTPIERNRVNLTFTVTEGESARISEVHVVGNKAFSESTLLSLFDQDSGGFMSWYTKSNQYSRAKLNADLETLRSYYITRGYLEFRIDSTQVAISPDRKDLTVTVNITEGEKFVVAGIKLDGNYLGRDDEFKSLITIKPGEPYNGEQVTETTKAFSDYFGTFGYAFARVQARPDIDRVNNRVTLTLQAEPARRVYVRRVSVGGNNKTRDEVIRREFRQFEASWYDGDKIKVSRDRVDRLGFFTEVNVETQEVPGSPDQVDLTVNVAEKPTGTLQLGAGYSSAEKVALTFGISQENVFGSGNFLGVQVNTSKYNRTLSLTTTDPYFTKDGISRTISVYHTTTRPYSTNEDGDYKLVNQGASIRFGVPFSELDTVFFGVGLERYAFEPNRSALAGITTPQSYLNYFDCKRDASGWFVTGCDQKSVWGVPLTVGWGRDSRDSALVPTTGRLQRANLELGVGGDMKYLKSSYQYQQFFAINKQYTFAINGEVGYAKAFGGKTYPIFKNFYAGGLGSIRGFEQNSLGPRDQPLLGQTEGAALGGTKKAIFNAELSTPFPGAGNDRTLRLYGFFDAGNVFGSRAPNVTDEQWKAQKKLRASVGLGISWISPLGPLRLAYAFPIKSQKEVLDANTGLVLIPKDRIQRLQFQIGTSF from the coding sequence ATGAACACAAACTTCAGTCGCTTTCGCCTGCGTAGCGTTGCCGCGGTGGTGGCCAGCGCGCTGGCAGCCACGGCCGCCTGGGCCGTCGAGCCTTTCACGGTGCGCGATATCCGCGTCGAAGGCTTGCAACGCGTCGAGGCCGGCACGATCTTCGCGTCGCTGCCCCTGCGTGTGGGCGACACCTACAGCGACGATCGCGGCTCGGCCGCGATCCGTGCGTTGTTCGACCTGGGGTTGTTCAAGGACGTCCGCATCGACGTGAACGGCAACGTGCTGGTGGTGATCGTGGAAGAGCGTCCCACCATCGCCGACGTCGACTTCGTCGGCGCCAAGGAATTCGACAAGGCGGCGCTGCAGAAGGCGCTGCGCGAAATCGGCCTGGCCGATGGCCGCCCGTACGACAAGGCACTGGCCGACCGCGCCGAGCAGGAGCTCAAGCGCCAGTACGTGAGCCGCAGCCTCTATAACGCGAACGTCGTGACCACCGTCACGCCCATCGAGCGCAACCGCGTGAACCTCACGTTCACCGTGACCGAAGGCGAGTCCGCCCGCATCAGCGAAGTGCACGTGGTCGGCAACAAGGCCTTCAGCGAATCGACGCTGTTGAGCCTCTTCGACCAGGACAGCGGCGGCTTCATGAGCTGGTACACCAAGTCGAACCAGTACTCGCGCGCCAAGCTCAACGCCGACCTTGAAACCCTGCGCTCGTACTACATCACGCGCGGCTACCTCGAGTTCCGCATCGATTCGACCCAGGTCGCCATTTCGCCGGACCGCAAGGACCTGACCGTCACGGTCAACATCACCGAAGGCGAGAAGTTCGTGGTGGCGGGCATCAAGCTCGACGGCAACTACCTCGGCCGCGACGATGAGTTCAAGTCGCTCATCACGATCAAGCCCGGCGAGCCGTACAACGGCGAGCAGGTCACCGAGACCACCAAGGCCTTCAGCGACTACTTCGGCACCTTCGGCTACGCCTTCGCCCGTGTGCAGGCGCGCCCGGACATCGACCGCGTGAACAACCGCGTCACGCTGACGTTGCAGGCCGAGCCCGCGCGCCGCGTGTACGTGCGTCGCGTGTCGGTCGGTGGCAACAACAAGACCCGCGACGAAGTCATTCGCCGCGAGTTCCGCCAGTTCGAAGCCTCCTGGTACGACGGCGACAAGATCAAGGTCTCGCGCGACCGCGTGGACCGCCTGGGCTTCTTCACCGAAGTGAACGTTGAAACGCAAGAAGTGCCCGGCTCGCCCGACCAGGTCGACCTGACCGTCAACGTGGCCGAAAAGCCCACCGGCACGCTGCAGCTGGGTGCCGGCTACTCGAGCGCGGAAAAGGTCGCACTGACCTTCGGCATCTCGCAAGAGAACGTGTTCGGCTCGGGCAACTTCCTGGGCGTGCAGGTCAACACCAGCAAGTACAACCGTACGCTGTCGCTGACCACCACCGATCCGTACTTCACGAAGGACGGCATCTCGCGCACCATCAGCGTCTACCACACGACGACGCGTCCGTACTCCACGAACGAGGACGGCGACTACAAGCTGGTGAACCAGGGCGCGTCGATCCGTTTCGGCGTGCCGTTCAGCGAACTCGACACCGTCTTCTTCGGCGTCGGCCTGGAGCGCTACGCGTTCGAACCGAACCGCTCGGCACTCGCCGGCATCACCACGCCGCAGTCGTACCTCAACTACTTCGACTGCAAGCGGGACGCGTCCGGCTGGTTCGTCACAGGCTGCGACCAGAAGAGCGTCTGGGGTGTGCCGCTGACCGTGGGCTGGGGCCGCGACAGCCGCGACAGCGCGCTGGTCCCGACCACTGGCCGCCTGCAGCGTGCCAACCTCGAGCTGGGCGTGGGTGGGGACATGAAGTACCTCAAGAGCAGCTACCAGTACCAGCAGTTCTTCGCGATCAACAAGCAGTACACCTTCGCCATCAACGGCGAGGTCGGCTACGCCAAGGCCTTCGGCGGCAAGACCTACCCGATCTTCAAGAATTTCTACGCCGGTGGCCTGGGTTCGATCCGCGGCTTCGAGCAGAACTCGCTGGGCCCGCGCGACCAGCCACTGCTCGGCCAGACCGAAGGTGCGGCGCTGGGTGGTACCAAGAAAGCTATCTTCAACGCCGAACTGAGCACGCCGTTCCCCGGCGCCGGCAACGACCGCACGCTGCGCTTGTACGGCTTCTTCGACGCCGGCAACGTGTTCGGCTCCCGTGCGCCCAACGTGACAGACGAGCAGTGGAAAGCCCAGAAGAAGCTGCGCGCCTCGGTCGGCCTCGGCATCAGCTGGATCTCGCCGCTGGGTCCGCTGCGCCTGGCCTACGCCTTCCCCATCAAGTCCCAGAAGGAAGTGCTGGACGCCAACACCGGGCTCGTCCTGATCCCGAAGGATAGAATTCAGCGCCTCCAATTCCAGATCGGAACGTCTTTCTAA
- a CDS encoding phosphatidate cytidylyltransferase: MLKQRILTAIVLLAILLPALFYRNYIPFACVMLVLIGAAAWEWGRLNGYGQGMSLFLGAEMVALCGLSWWLGLLEQRLFLMWMLASAAWVLGGAALLRVAVPGWPRIPRGLRLVGGLLALWVAWLAAVQARMVGINFLLSILVLVWVADVFAYFAGRAFGLKFTRAKLAPAISPGKSWEGVWGGMAGVVVLAFAWVWADKSLGATVPSLYTRLHERGWWLLLIGAVFLAAMSVVGDLVESLIKRSAGAKDSSRLLPGHGGVLDRVDALLPALPIAMMLAFL; the protein is encoded by the coding sequence ATGCTCAAACAACGCATCCTCACGGCGATCGTGCTGCTCGCGATCCTGCTGCCAGCGCTGTTCTACCGAAACTACATCCCCTTTGCCTGCGTGATGCTGGTGCTGATCGGCGCCGCTGCGTGGGAGTGGGGGCGCCTGAACGGCTACGGGCAGGGCATGTCGCTGTTCCTGGGCGCCGAGATGGTGGCGCTGTGCGGACTGTCGTGGTGGCTGGGCTTGCTGGAGCAGCGCCTGTTCCTGATGTGGATGCTGGCCAGTGCGGCCTGGGTGCTTGGCGGCGCGGCGCTGCTGCGCGTCGCGGTGCCCGGCTGGCCCCGTATCCCGCGTGGGCTTCGGCTGGTGGGCGGCTTGCTGGCGCTGTGGGTCGCGTGGCTCGCGGCGGTGCAGGCGCGCATGGTCGGCATCAACTTCCTGCTGTCGATCCTGGTGCTGGTCTGGGTGGCGGACGTGTTCGCCTATTTCGCCGGCCGCGCCTTCGGCCTGAAATTCACGCGCGCCAAGCTGGCGCCCGCCATCAGCCCCGGCAAGAGCTGGGAAGGTGTCTGGGGCGGCATGGCCGGCGTGGTCGTGCTGGCGTTCGCTTGGGTCTGGGCCGACAAGAGCCTGGGCGCGACGGTGCCCAGCCTCTACACCCGCCTGCACGAGCGCGGCTGGTGGCTGCTGCTGATCGGTGCGGTGTTCCTGGCAGCGATGAGCGTCGTCGGCGACCTCGTCGAATCGCTGATCAAGCGCAGCGCCGGCGCCAAGGACAGCAGCCGCCTGCTGCCGGGCCACGGCGGCGTGCTCGACCGCGTGGATGCCCTCTTGCCGGCACTTCCCATTGCCATGATGCTGGCTTTCCTGTGA
- the frr gene encoding ribosome recycling factor: MTIADIRSATDAKMNQSLAAFQNNLTKIRTGRANSALLDSIHVDYYGSQVPLSQVANVSVLDSRTISVQPWEKGMGAKIEKAIRESDLGLNPASMGDLIRVPLPAMSEERRKEMTKLVRNEGESAKIATRNLRRDANEAVKKLVKDKLASEDDQKRAEADIQKVTDKHIADIDRLVTAKEAEIMAV; encoded by the coding sequence ATGACCATTGCAGACATTCGCAGTGCGACCGACGCGAAGATGAACCAGTCGCTCGCCGCCTTCCAGAACAACCTCACCAAGATCCGTACGGGCCGTGCCAATTCGGCGCTGCTCGACTCGATCCACGTCGACTACTACGGCTCGCAAGTACCGCTGAGCCAGGTGGCGAACGTGTCGGTGCTCGACTCGCGCACCATCAGCGTCCAGCCCTGGGAAAAGGGCATGGGCGCCAAGATCGAGAAGGCCATCCGCGAAAGCGACCTGGGCCTGAACCCGGCCTCGATGGGCGACCTGATCCGCGTGCCGCTGCCCGCCATGAGCGAAGAGCGTCGCAAGGAAATGACCAAGCTGGTCCGCAACGAAGGCGAAAGCGCCAAGATCGCCACGCGCAACCTGCGCCGTGACGCGAACGAAGCGGTCAAGAAGCTCGTGAAGGACAAGCTGGCCTCGGAAGACGACCAGAAGCGCGCCGAAGCCGACATCCAGAAGGTCACCGACAAGCACATCGCGGACATCGACCGTCTGGTCACCGCGAAAGAAGCGGAGATCATGGCCGTTTGA
- the pyrH gene encoding UMP kinase — MSDARPAHKRILLKLSGEALMGDDAFGINRATIVRMVEEVAEVVHMGVQVAVVIGGGNIFRGVAGGSVGMDRATADYMGMLATVMNSLALADAMDKQGLVARVMSAIAIEQVVEPYVRPKALQYLEEGKVVVFAAGTGNPFFTTDTAAALRGAEIGAELVLKATKVDGVYTADPKIDPHATRYASLTFDEAIAKNLGIMDATAFALCRDQKLPIKVFSILKNGALKRVVMGEDEGTLVHA, encoded by the coding sequence ATGTCTGATGCCCGCCCAGCCCACAAGCGAATCTTGTTGAAGCTGTCGGGTGAGGCACTGATGGGCGATGACGCCTTCGGCATCAACCGCGCGACCATCGTTCGCATGGTCGAAGAGGTGGCCGAGGTCGTGCACATGGGCGTCCAGGTGGCGGTCGTGATCGGCGGCGGCAACATCTTCCGCGGTGTCGCGGGAGGCTCTGTCGGCATGGACCGCGCCACGGCCGACTACATGGGCATGCTGGCCACCGTCATGAACTCGCTGGCACTCGCCGACGCGATGGACAAGCAGGGCCTCGTGGCCCGCGTGATGTCCGCCATTGCCATCGAGCAGGTGGTCGAGCCCTACGTGCGCCCCAAGGCCCTGCAGTACCTCGAAGAGGGCAAGGTCGTGGTGTTCGCAGCCGGCACCGGCAACCCCTTCTTCACGACCGACACGGCCGCTGCGCTGCGCGGTGCCGAAATCGGCGCCGAGCTGGTGCTCAAGGCGACCAAGGTGGACGGCGTGTACACGGCCGACCCGAAAATCGACCCGCATGCAACCCGCTACGCTTCGTTGACTTTCGACGAGGCGATTGCCAAGAACCTCGGCATCATGGACGCCACGGCCTTCGCGCTGTGCCGCGACCAGAAGCTACCGATCAAGGTGTTCTCGATCCTCAAGAACGGCGCCCTCAAGCGCGTCGTGATGGGCGAGGACGAGGGCACGCTGGTGCATGCCTAG